One genomic region from Rosa rugosa chromosome 1, drRosRugo1.1, whole genome shotgun sequence encodes:
- the LOC133724402 gene encoding uncharacterized mitochondrial protein AtMg00860-like, producing the protein MVQLSPVITENESSKVHPGIHQLLQQYATIFQPPTSLPPAGEQDHRIELVPNTTAINVRPYSPTLDEHLRHLQLVFEKLQQHSLKVKESKCCFGVKQVEYLGHIISAEAVAVDLSKIECIKNWPKPKTLKGLRGFLGLVGYYRKYVRHFGSIAKPLIVVNV; encoded by the exons ATGGTCCAATTGAGTCCAGTTATCACAGAAAATGAGTCAAGCAAGGTTCACCCTGGAATTCACCAATTACTACAGCAATATGCTACAATCTTTCAACCTCCCACAAGTTTACCTCCTGCCGGAGAACAAGATCATAGAATTGAACTTGTGCCTAACACCACAGCCATCAATGTTAGACCATACAG TCCAACCTTGGATGAGCATCTAAGACATTTACAGCTGGTCTTCGAGAAGTTGCAGCAGCATTCACTAAAAGTAAAAGAGAGTAAGTGCTGCTTTGGGGTCAAACAAGTTGAATACCTTGGCCACATCATAAGTGCAGAAGCAGTGGCTGTAGACCTTTCAAAAATTGAATGCATCAAGAATTGGCCTAAACCCAAGACCTTGAAAGGATTAAGAGGTTTCCTTGGTCTAGTTGGTTATTACAGGAAATATGTTAGACATTTTGGGAGTATTGCTAAACCTTTAATagttgttaatgtctaa
- the LOC133726231 gene encoding poly [ADP-ribose] polymerase 1-like, with amino-acid sequence MLLWHGSRFTNFVGILSQGLRIAPPEAPATGYMYMDKPPKGKHSTKGLGKKKPESDYVKWRDDVTVPCGKLVYSHVRASELMYNEYIVYDTAQIKYHSPEEEIAFGPPGCWLWDYLRRSGASGFLLPLSGGADSSSVAAIVGCMCQLVVKG; translated from the exons ATGCTGCTTTGGCATG GTTCTCGGTTTACGAACTTTGTGGGAATACTTAGCCAAGGCCTAAGAATAGCTCCTCCTGAAGCTCCAGCTACTGGTTATatg TATATGGATAAACCTCCTAAGGGAAAGCACTCTACGAAGGGACTTGGCAAGAAAAAACCTGAGTCGGACTATGTTAAATGGAGAGATGATGTCACTGTGCCCTGCGGCAAACTAGTGTATTCACATGTCAGGGCCTCTGAGCTGATGTATAATGAGTATATTGTTTATGATACAGCTCAA ATTAAGTATCACTCTCCTGAAGAGGAAATAGCCTTTGGTCCTCCTGGTTGTTGGTTATGGGACTATTTAAGAAGAAGTGGAGCTTCTGGGTTTCTGCTACCCCTTTCTGGTGGAGCAGATAGCTCGTCTGTGGCTGCCATAGTTGGCTGCATGTGTCAGCTTGTGGTAAAAGGTTAG
- the LOC133726103 gene encoding glutamine-dependent NAD(+) synthetase-like, with amino-acid sequence MLTRDRSKTKVLADEIGAWHLDISIDGVISALLTLFQAVTGKRPRYKIDGGSNAENLGLQNIQARIRMVLAFMFASLLPWVHNKPGFYLVLGSSNVDEGSERVYPTTT; translated from the exons ATGCTCACTCGTGATAGA TCTAAAACAAAGGTTCTAGCAGATGAAATTGGCGCATGGCATCTTGATATCAGTATAGATGGTGTTATTTCTGCACTTCTGACGCTGTTTCAAGCAGTGACAGGAAAACGACCACGATATAAG ATAGATGGAGGATCTAATGCTGAGAACTTAGGTCTGCAAAACATTCAAGCACGAATCCGAATGGTGCTGGCTTTTATGTTTGCATCACTTCTACCTTGGGTTCATAACAAACCTGGGTTTTATCTTGTTCTGGGTAGTTCCAATGTGGATGAAGGATCGGAGAGGGTATACCCAACAACAACTTGA
- the LOC133724409 gene encoding uncharacterized protein LOC133724409 codes for MRLIQGKLDDLMRKNFEVCHFDEQKALQFRLNELSTTNESYWRQRSRILWLKEGDHNTAFFHRRASNRRCRNRIKGHTNASGQWTSTPGEVSEILLHYYESILRADTLEPEALNVVLDCLQPKVSEEMNFGLIAPYSDDEIKKALFQMHPSKSPGPDGMSPCFFQKFWNVVGHDVCCAIREVLTTGNVSQESNFTHLTLIPKIKEPKLPSDLRPIALCNVVYKIASKVLANRLKKILPHIISPLQSAFVPGFILPTRGIRQGDPLSPYLFILCAEGLSALISSSFQNGTIRGLTMAPSAPTIHHLLFADDSFLFGEASKSSVVFSGNVSLQNKNNLAAILGVQCVNEHGLYLGLPIHVGHNKKAIFAYLKERLSKKLISWRSKILSSGGKELLIKAVAQTLPNYVMTRDALPKSMCNELQ; via the exons ATGCGATTGATTCAAGGCAAGTTAGATGACTTGATGAGGAAGAATTTTGAGGTGTGTCACTTTGACGAGCAAAAGGCTCTCCAATTCAGGTTGAATGAATTATCTACTACTAATGAATCTTATTGGAGACAACGTTCCAGGATTCTATGGTTAAAGGAAGGGGACCATAATACGGCTTTTTTTCATCGACGGGCTTCGAATCGTAGATGCAGAAACCGTATTAAGGGTCACACTAATGCATCGGGGCAATGGACTTCTACACCAGGAGAGGTCTCGGAGATATTGCTTCACTACTATGAATCTATATTGAGGGCAGATACCTTGGAACCGGAGGCACTTAACGTTGTGTTGGATTGCTTGCAACCCAAAGTATCGGAAGAGATGAACTTTGGTCTTATAGCCCCATACTCTGATGATGAGATCAAGAAGGCTTTGTTTCAAATGCATCCCTCAAAATCACCAGGTCCTGATGGGATGTCCCCATGTTTCTTCCAGAAATTTTGGAACGTGGTAGGACATGACGTTTGTTGTGCAATTAGGGAAGTGTTGACTACGGGTAATGTCTCCCAGGAATCAAACTTCACACATCTTACTCTTATACCGAAGATCAAGGAACCGAAACTTCCTTCTGATTTGAGACCGATTGCGTTATGTAACGTGGTGTACAAGATAGCTTCCAAGGTCCTGGCCAACAGACTCAAGAAAATTCTGCCTCACATTATTTCCCCGTTACAGAGTGCTTTTGTTCCAG GTTTTATATTGCCCACCAGGGGTATCCGACAGGGAGACCCCTTATCTCcatatttgtttattttgtgcGCAGAAGGACTCTCAGCCTTGATTTCATCGTCTTTTCAGAATGGAACCATCAGAGGCTTAACCATGGCCCCTAGTGCTCCCACCATTCACCATCTactttttgcagatgatagctTTCTCTTTGGGGAAGCCTCA AAATCTAGTGTGGTGTTTAGTGGTAATGTTAGTTTGCAGAACAAGAATAATCTTGCAGCTATTCTTGGGGTGCAGTGTGTTAATGAACATGGTTTATACCTTGGCTTGCCTATTCATGTTGGGCATAACAAGAAAGCCATCTTTGCTTATCTAAAAGAGAGGCTGTCAAAGAAGCTCATTAGTTGGCGATCCAAGATTCTGAGTTCAGGAGGTAAGGAATTGTTGATTAAGGCAGTTGCTCAAACTTTACCTAATTATGTCATGACCCGTGATGCTCTGCCTAAGTCTATGTGCAATGAGCTACAATAG